A DNA window from Sphingomonas profundi contains the following coding sequences:
- a CDS encoding type II toxin-antitoxin system Phd/YefM family antitoxin: protein MERAITASDANQRFSEMLREVQDGETFVVTSRGRPVAKVTPVDALEQQGPAVDALLDFVETLPRRHAGAWRREDLYE from the coding sequence ATGGAACGCGCGATCACCGCCAGCGACGCCAACCAGCGTTTCTCCGAGATGCTGCGCGAGGTCCAGGACGGCGAGACCTTCGTCGTGACCTCGCGCGGTCGGCCCGTGGCAAAGGTCACCCCCGTCGACGCTCTCGAGCAGCAGGGTCCGGCCGTCGATGCGCTGCTCGACTTTGTCGAGACCCTGCCCCGCCGGCATGCGGGCGCCTGGCGGCGCGAGGATCTCTACGAGTGA
- a CDS encoding ParB/RepB/Spo0J family partition protein yields MIQTIKLSQLVPSKRNVRRRSDAAADAQLRADIEARGLLQNLIVTANKKPRGTFAVEAGGRRHAALKTLADEGKIAPDFDVPCLVLDDLGSAVSEASLAENFQKLALNPADECLAFQHFVELGSDVDGVARRFGVTVRFVEGRLRLASLTPVVFQALADGEITLDIAKAYASTPDRERQAHVFDQLSRGYGGAHPDSIRRMMTQATVSAADPRARLVGEDTYLAAGGRIDRDLFADDSSTRWLDIAILERLANEKMDAAASALAAETGFAWVRPTLDRYVDWQQTDGLQRVELEAPALTDAEQEQVAVLEAEAASKVALLEDEESSEEERDRAEADLEKLEQAIEAITDKPPVLGEDLRPTVGAFLVLGADGQPRLHQTLYAERVDQPDGDIDAGEEPEPGPRALGLSQRLTDELAIQRRDILAVHVAADPDFALDLAIFLMVDRKPGHGVERYASSLSARPPQDPVVGFKTPGAAATLARVEAAEALDRSWTAMDTVEARFDAFRALGPEQRAAWLGQAVAASLEATIAGTGASTCRFHDHLGNLLGIDVAAWWRPTAANFFDKVTKPVMFQTLTEIDGPALEARYGNAKKADLAAACERICAGDFIGEVGTKAAARTWLPAAMRFDAVAASAVTCVDAAVPDQGDIAADHKELPERYAA; encoded by the coding sequence ATGATCCAGACCATAAAGCTCTCGCAACTCGTGCCGTCGAAGCGGAATGTCCGTCGCCGCAGCGACGCCGCGGCCGATGCTCAGCTCCGCGCCGACATCGAGGCGCGCGGGCTGCTGCAGAACCTGATCGTCACCGCCAACAAGAAGCCACGCGGCACGTTCGCGGTCGAAGCAGGCGGCCGACGCCATGCGGCGCTGAAGACGCTTGCCGACGAGGGCAAGATCGCCCCCGACTTCGACGTCCCCTGTCTCGTGCTGGACGACCTCGGCAGCGCCGTCTCGGAGGCGAGCCTCGCGGAGAACTTCCAGAAGCTCGCGCTCAACCCCGCCGACGAATGCCTCGCCTTCCAGCACTTTGTCGAGCTCGGCTCGGACGTCGACGGTGTGGCCCGGCGTTTCGGCGTCACAGTACGGTTCGTCGAAGGCCGGCTGCGCCTCGCCAGTCTCACGCCGGTCGTGTTCCAGGCGCTCGCCGACGGCGAGATCACGCTCGACATCGCCAAGGCCTATGCGTCCACCCCTGATCGCGAGCGGCAGGCGCATGTCTTCGACCAGCTGAGCCGCGGCTATGGCGGCGCGCATCCCGACAGCATCCGCCGCATGATGACGCAGGCAACCGTCTCCGCGGCCGATCCGCGCGCGCGGCTGGTCGGCGAGGACACCTATCTCGCGGCGGGCGGGCGCATCGATCGCGACCTGTTCGCCGACGATAGCTCGACACGCTGGCTCGACATCGCCATCCTCGAACGGCTCGCCAACGAGAAGATGGACGCCGCAGCATCGGCGCTCGCTGCCGAGACCGGCTTCGCCTGGGTCCGCCCGACCCTCGACCGGTATGTCGACTGGCAACAGACCGACGGTCTGCAGCGAGTCGAGCTCGAAGCGCCAGCACTAACCGATGCCGAGCAGGAACAGGTCGCAGTGCTCGAAGCCGAGGCCGCGTCCAAGGTCGCACTGCTGGAAGACGAGGAGAGCAGCGAGGAAGAACGTGACCGCGCCGAAGCCGACCTCGAAAAGCTCGAACAGGCGATCGAGGCGATCACCGACAAGCCGCCGGTCCTCGGCGAGGACCTACGACCGACGGTCGGCGCGTTTCTCGTCCTTGGGGCCGACGGTCAGCCCCGCCTGCACCAGACCCTCTACGCCGAGCGGGTGGATCAGCCCGACGGCGACATTGACGCGGGCGAGGAGCCGGAACCCGGACCCCGCGCGCTTGGCCTATCGCAGCGCCTGACGGACGAACTGGCTATCCAGCGCCGCGACATCCTGGCCGTCCATGTCGCCGCCGACCCTGATTTCGCGCTCGACCTCGCCATCTTCCTCATGGTCGACCGCAAGCCCGGACACGGCGTCGAGCGATACGCCTCCTCGCTCAGCGCGCGGCCGCCGCAAGATCCGGTCGTCGGCTTCAAGACTCCGGGGGCGGCGGCGACCCTCGCCCGGGTCGAGGCCGCCGAGGCGCTCGACCGCAGCTGGACGGCCATGGATACCGTGGAAGCTCGCTTCGACGCCTTCCGGGCGCTCGGTCCCGAGCAGCGGGCAGCTTGGCTCGGCCAAGCGGTGGCGGCGTCGCTCGAAGCCACGATCGCCGGTACGGGCGCAAGCACCTGCCGCTTCCATGACCATCTCGGCAACCTGCTCGGGATCGACGTCGCGGCCTGGTGGCGGCCGACCGCGGCCAACTTCTTCGACAAGGTCACCAAGCCCGTGATGTTTCAGACCCTGACCGAGATCGACGGTCCGGCGCTCGAGGCGCGCTACGGAAACGCCAAAAAGGCCGACCTCGCCGCCGCTTGCGAGAGGATCTGCGCGGGCGACTTCATCGGCGAGGTCGGCACCAAGGCGGCAGCGCGCACCTGGCTGCCGGCTGCGATGCGCTTCGATGCCGTCGCGGCATCGGCGGTCACCTGCGTCGACGCCGCCGTGCCGGACCAGGGCGACATCGCCGCAGATCATAAGGAGCTTCCTGAGCGCTACGCTGCCTGA
- a CDS encoding PIN domain-containing protein gives MTRVAFDTNVLAYIAGVDRHADDAAKIEASRALLRQLRGRATLLVPVQALGELYVVLTRSGASREEARDTVLRMAQALASLDSSRSAFLSALDLATTHKLQMWDALILNAAAEAGCTLLLSEDMADGFTWRGTAVVNPFAAAIDERLTRLTA, from the coding sequence GTGACCCGCGTCGCGTTCGACACGAACGTTCTCGCCTACATCGCCGGAGTTGACCGCCACGCCGACGATGCCGCCAAGATCGAGGCAAGCCGGGCGCTGCTCAGGCAGCTGCGCGGCCGGGCGACCCTGCTCGTTCCGGTCCAGGCGTTGGGCGAGCTCTACGTCGTCCTGACCCGCTCGGGCGCATCCCGCGAGGAGGCGCGCGACACCGTGCTGCGCATGGCGCAGGCGTTGGCAAGCCTCGACAGCAGCAGGTCGGCCTTTCTGTCGGCGCTCGATCTCGCTACCACGCACAAGCTCCAGATGTGGGACGCGCTGATCCTCAACGCGGCGGCCGAGGCGGGCTGCACCCTCCTCCTGTCGGAGGACATGGCCGATGGCTTCACTTGGCGCGGAACGGCTGTGGTGAACCCGTTCGCTGCCGCGATCGATGAGCGTCTGACCCGCCTCACCGCCTGA